From a region of the Streptomyces sp. NBC_00193 genome:
- a CDS encoding HtaA domain-containing protein: MSARPVRASAVALLATLAALGAALLPAPAAQAAGRTVEGGRLDWGIKSSFQSYVTGPVAKGGFKLKNGAATAGGSLFRFHSANGSYDPDNGSLEASFSGGVTFQGHQKPDGTYELDMSVSRPTVKIDGGSGTLYVDVSSKAKEGGAVTTASQVPFAKLNLSGVNMKGGTSPVALANVPATLTDQGAKAFAGYYAAGAQLDPVSLSVDVKAAAAEQPAPPTPSTPAAETPQASQAAGAFTDAAVDWGVRRTFREYVSGSIGQGGWKLADGAQDGGALFRFPQGKGAYDGAKGALDAAFAGSVHFTGAHLDLKLAKITAKVENGRGVLSADVTTGTDTKPAVPLVEFDAKGLTAAGGLATLTEAPAALTEGGAQAFNSMYKAGTEMDPVSLAVALDGTAKLPALPNLGSTATPPAPAPPAAAQPAASSSSNTGLYAALATAVLVLAGGATFLTLRNRRNQGPHTEPTPTPGPNPGTETPAQAQAPAQAPASATGTGTPTPAPAPAPASALGTPAPATAPAPAPGAEAPASDPSDPSDSPGSSGGDGAAPRG, from the coding sequence ATGTCCGCTAGACCCGTCCGTGCGTCCGCCGTCGCCCTGCTGGCGACCCTGGCGGCCCTGGGAGCCGCCCTGCTCCCGGCGCCCGCCGCCCAGGCCGCGGGCCGGACGGTGGAGGGCGGGCGACTCGACTGGGGCATCAAATCCTCCTTCCAGAGTTACGTCACCGGGCCGGTCGCAAAAGGCGGGTTCAAGCTGAAGAACGGAGCCGCCACGGCCGGCGGCAGCCTGTTCCGCTTCCACTCCGCCAACGGCTCCTACGACCCGGACAACGGCTCCCTGGAGGCCTCCTTCAGCGGCGGCGTCACCTTCCAGGGCCACCAGAAGCCGGACGGCACGTACGAGCTGGACATGAGCGTCAGCCGCCCCACCGTCAAGATCGACGGCGGCAGCGGAACCCTCTACGTGGACGTCTCCAGCAAGGCCAAGGAGGGCGGAGCGGTCACCACCGCCTCCCAAGTGCCCTTCGCCAAGCTGAACCTGAGCGGGGTGAACATGAAGGGCGGCACCAGCCCCGTCGCCCTCGCCAACGTCCCGGCCACCCTCACCGACCAGGGCGCCAAGGCCTTCGCCGGCTACTACGCGGCCGGCGCGCAGCTCGACCCGGTCTCGCTCTCCGTGGACGTCAAGGCGGCGGCGGCCGAGCAGCCCGCCCCGCCCACCCCGAGCACCCCGGCCGCGGAGACCCCGCAGGCCTCCCAGGCCGCCGGGGCGTTCACCGACGCCGCCGTGGACTGGGGGGTGCGGCGCACCTTCCGCGAGTACGTCTCCGGCTCCATCGGCCAGGGCGGATGGAAGCTCGCCGACGGAGCCCAGGACGGCGGAGCGCTGTTCCGCTTCCCGCAGGGCAAGGGCGCCTACGACGGCGCGAAGGGCGCCCTCGACGCCGCCTTCGCCGGCTCCGTGCACTTCACCGGGGCCCACCTCGACCTGAAGCTCGCGAAGATCACGGCCAAGGTGGAGAACGGCAGGGGAGTCCTCTCCGCCGACGTCACCACGGGCACGGACACCAAACCCGCCGTCCCGCTCGTCGAGTTCGACGCCAAGGGCCTCACGGCCGCAGGCGGCCTCGCCACCCTCACCGAAGCCCCGGCCGCCCTGACCGAGGGCGGAGCCCAGGCCTTCAACTCCATGTACAAGGCCGGCACCGAGATGGACCCCGTCTCCCTCGCGGTCGCCCTCGACGGAACCGCGAAGCTCCCGGCCCTCCCGAACCTCGGCTCCACGGCCACCCCGCCGGCCCCGGCACCCCCCGCGGCCGCGCAGCCGGCCGCGTCCTCCTCCTCGAACACCGGCCTGTACGCCGCCCTGGCGACAGCCGTCCTCGTCCTCGCAGGCGGAGCAACCTTCCTGACCCTCCGCAACCGCAGGAACCAAGGCCCGCACACGGAGCCCACGCCGACTCCGGGCCCGAACCCGGGCACCGAGACTCCGGCCCAGGCCCAGGCCCCCGCCCAGGCCCCGGCCTCGGCTACGGGCACCGGTACTCCGACCCCGGCTCCGGCCCCGGCTCCGGCCTCGGCTCTGGGCACTCCGGCCCCGGCTACGGCACCGGCCCCAGCTCCGGGTGCTGAAGCCCCGGCCTCCGACCCCTCCGACCCCTCCGACTCCCCGGGTTCCTCCGGCGGCGACGGGGCCGCCCCGCGCGGCTGA